Proteins encoded in a region of the Mustelus asterias chromosome X, sMusAst1.hap1.1, whole genome shotgun sequence genome:
- the LOC144481981 gene encoding inhibin beta B chain-like translates to MKERMILSFCCFFWLRTLTLTQSEDTACTFCNFSGSEAATDDKVLKWMKSYILKQMHMKARPEAPNETLRKSQVSILRKFHIDNLMEVSSLDTGGNMQKFAHNQGVKDKSYEIITFAHSVHTNLSKVRLNFLLSNEPAQNTLAFIQQANLWLYLKVSPPNSYRRRQKVTLKVLLKGQGDANHTLISNNQLIVKRSSWHAFPVTYAIQGFSGREHKRLHFDLECSGCTDPSGASMLLDIYSKAQQAFLVSQIRLSKKIPHIQKRGIECVEKLNYCCRKTFFVNFRDIGWDDWIIMPHGYNANYCLGNCAPHVAGAPDFAASLHSIVTNLHKLNGFHSEFPVSSCCIPIKRNTLSMLYFDEDGQIIKEDIPDMIIEECGCT, encoded by the exons ATGAAGGAAAGAATGATTCTGAGCTTCTGCTGCTTCTTTTGGTTACGGACTCTGACTCTCACGCAATCTGAGGACACAGCTTGTACTTTCTGCAACTTCTCCGGCTCTGAGGCAGCAACAGATGACAAAGTCCTCAAGTGGATGAAGAGCTACATCCTGAAACAAATGCACATGAAGGCAAGGCCAGAAGCCCCCAATGAAACTCTCAGGAAAAGTCAAGTGTCCATCCTGAGGAAATTTCACATAGACAATCTGATGGAGGTCAGCTCACTGGACACTGGAGGAAACATGCAGAAGTTTGCACACAACCAGGGAGTGAAAGATAAAAGTTATGAAATCATCACCTTTGCACATTCAG TCCATACAAACCTTTCCAAAGTCAGGCTAAACTTTCTCCTTTCGAATGAACCAGCCCAGAACACACTTGCATTCATTCAACAAGCAAACCTGTGGCTGTACCTCAAGGTCTCTCCTCCCAACTCTTACAGGAGGAGGCAGAAAGTGACTTTAAAGGTACTTCTGAAAGGACAAGGAGATGCCAACCACACACTGATCAGCAACAACCAGCTCATTGTCAAGCGGAGCAGCTGGCATGCATTCCCAGTGACTTATGCTATCCAGGGTTTCTCTGGCCGAGAACATAAGCGGTTACATTTTGACCTAGAGTGCAGCGGCTGCACTGATCCTAGTGGAGCTTCAATGCTCCTTGATATCTACAGTAAAGCCCAGCAAGCCTTTCTGGTCTCTCAGATTAGGCTTTCAAAGAAAATCCCCCACATACAGAAGCGAGGAATTGAATGCGTGGAGAAGTTGAACTATTGCTGCAGGAAAACGTTCTTTGTGAATTTCCGTGACATTGGCTGGGATGACTGGATCATAATGCCCCATGGTTACAATGCAAACTATTGCCTAGGTAACTGTGCTCCTCACGTAGCTGGAGCACCTGATTTTGCAGCATCCCTCCACAGCATTGTGACCAACCTGCACAAACTGAATGGCTTCCACTCTGAGTTCCCTGTGAGTTCTTGCTGCATTCCGATCAAAAGGAACACACTGTCCATGCTATACTTTGACGAAGATGGTCAGATCATCAAAGAGGACATTCCAGACATGATTATTGAAGAGTGTGGCTGCACTTAG